The following proteins come from a genomic window of Vicinamibacterales bacterium:
- the udk gene encoding uridine kinase, whose protein sequence is MAPLIIGVAGGSGSGKTTVVRRILEALGDSRVPVLEHDRYYRDRNDLRLEERASLNYDHPDSLETDLMVRHVHDLRAGRPVEVPVYDFARHARVEQTETIAPGRALIVEGILIYTDPALRKVMDVKVFVDTDDDIRFIRRLQRDLAERGRTVQSVIDQYLGTVKPMHLEFVEPSKRYADIIIPQGGHNAVAIEMLLRLIRGLASEPR, encoded by the coding sequence GTGGCTCCGCTGATTATCGGCGTCGCTGGAGGATCCGGTTCGGGGAAGACGACCGTCGTTCGTCGCATCCTCGAGGCGCTGGGGGACTCTCGGGTGCCGGTCCTCGAGCACGATCGCTATTACCGCGACCGTAACGATCTCCGGCTCGAGGAGCGGGCGTCGCTGAACTACGACCACCCGGATTCGCTGGAGACGGACCTGATGGTCCGCCACGTTCACGACCTGCGCGCCGGACGGCCGGTCGAGGTGCCGGTCTACGACTTCGCCCGGCACGCGCGCGTCGAGCAGACGGAGACCATCGCCCCCGGCCGCGCGCTGATCGTGGAAGGCATCCTGATCTACACGGACCCGGCGCTCAGAAAGGTGATGGACGTGAAGGTCTTCGTCGATACCGACGACGACATCCGCTTCATCCGCCGCCTGCAGCGCGACCTGGCCGAACGCGGGCGAACCGTGCAATCGGTGATCGACCAGTATCTCGGGACAGTCAAGCCGATGCACCTGGAGTTCGTCGAGCCGAGCAAGCGCTACGCCGACATCATCATCCCGCAGGGCGGCCACAACGCCGTCGCGATCGAGATGCTGTTGCGGCTGATCCGCGGCCTCGCCTCCGAGCCCCGCTGA
- a CDS encoding ABC transporter permease — MRIFIKDVTHAWRALFKRPLLTLTVAATLALGLGANAAIFNLIDRLVLRPFPAIDPDNVVMIAETGPRLQYRRETTSPANFLDWRRSADTVTHMTAMVWWDANVVERDDPERLQGAQVSAEFFDALGVRPALGRGFVRDDETFGRHHVVVLSDALWKRRFDGDPAVLGRSMLIDGDPHQIVGVAPPRFGFPDGAEVWAPLAFDPKEAPRRDSRYLTVIGRVRPGMTFEAVDTQMKVIAARLARDYPEANRDHGVRLYTLTQGMLDEGSGPMLSLWQASAFVVLLIACANIANLMLARAAERRREIAVRLALGASRTRIVRELLTESMLLSLLAVPPALGFAWICLYLMRIAMPARILRFVPGFETLGPDLRLLAFTLGLALLTACIFGILPALQAAHARVSDALKEGGRTATGRQLLRRAIVIAELSIALPLLVAAGLGVLGTKRLLYGPQGYDPDGLLTMKLLLPERTYPDDGAKRRFVERAIDAVAAVPGVEAVTVANALPASGSNSSAAIEIDGRPAEDPRNLPTVDNRLVSGRHFETMAIPVTRGRPFTDADRDGAAPVAIVSESMAAKFWPGEDPIGRRLRVRYGPQRARTGAWLTVVGVSGDVIQDWFNRRNVPTIYRPIAQVPIDYFGIAARTAGDPMSVAGAVRQALLRVDPAQPVFEMAAMRQVLHERTIGLQYLSAIMTVFGTLALFLAAVGLYAVIAYLVAQRRHEIGLRIALGATPRNIIRLTVGQALRLTVIGAAIGIGLSLALSRVLESALLGIASGDVRVLAGFAAVLIGSALLAGYLPARRAATIDPMVALKAE; from the coding sequence ATGCGCATCTTCATCAAGGACGTCACCCACGCCTGGCGCGCGCTGTTCAAGCGGCCGCTGCTGACGCTGACGGTCGCGGCGACCCTGGCCCTCGGACTCGGCGCCAATGCGGCGATCTTCAACCTGATCGATCGTCTCGTGCTGCGGCCGTTCCCGGCGATCGACCCCGACAACGTCGTGATGATCGCCGAGACCGGGCCGCGGCTGCAGTACCGGCGCGAGACGACCTCGCCGGCCAACTTCCTCGACTGGCGCCGCTCCGCCGACACCGTCACGCACATGACCGCGATGGTCTGGTGGGACGCCAACGTCGTCGAGCGGGACGACCCGGAGCGGCTGCAGGGGGCGCAGGTCTCCGCGGAGTTCTTCGACGCGCTGGGCGTCCGCCCCGCGCTCGGCCGCGGTTTCGTTCGTGACGACGAAACCTTCGGCCGCCATCACGTCGTCGTCCTCAGCGACGCGCTGTGGAAGCGCCGCTTCGACGGCGATCCCGCGGTCCTCGGCAGGAGCATGCTGATCGACGGCGATCCGCACCAGATCGTCGGCGTCGCGCCGCCGCGCTTCGGCTTTCCCGACGGCGCGGAAGTGTGGGCGCCGTTGGCCTTCGATCCGAAGGAGGCGCCAAGGCGCGACAGCCGCTACCTCACCGTGATCGGCCGGGTTCGACCGGGCATGACGTTCGAGGCGGTCGATACGCAGATGAAGGTGATCGCGGCGCGGCTCGCACGCGACTATCCCGAGGCGAACCGCGACCACGGGGTGCGCCTCTACACGCTGACGCAGGGGATGCTGGACGAAGGCTCGGGGCCGATGCTGTCGCTGTGGCAGGCATCCGCGTTCGTCGTGCTGCTGATCGCGTGCGCCAACATCGCCAACCTGATGCTCGCGCGCGCCGCGGAGCGGCGCCGGGAGATCGCGGTGCGGCTGGCGCTCGGCGCGAGCCGGACGCGAATCGTCCGCGAACTGCTGACCGAGAGCATGCTGCTCTCGCTGCTCGCCGTGCCGCCGGCGCTCGGGTTCGCCTGGATCTGCCTGTACCTGATGCGGATCGCGATGCCGGCGCGGATCCTGCGCTTCGTGCCGGGATTCGAAACGCTCGGCCCGGACCTGCGGCTGCTCGCCTTCACCCTGGGGCTCGCCCTGCTGACGGCGTGCATCTTCGGCATCCTGCCGGCGCTGCAGGCCGCGCACGCGCGAGTCTCGGACGCGCTGAAGGAAGGCGGACGCACCGCGACCGGCCGGCAACTGCTCCGCCGGGCGATCGTGATCGCCGAGCTGTCGATCGCGCTGCCGCTGCTCGTGGCCGCAGGCCTGGGCGTGCTCGGCACCAAGCGGCTGCTCTACGGTCCGCAGGGCTACGACCCGGACGGCCTGCTGACGATGAAACTGCTCCTGCCCGAGCGGACCTACCCCGACGACGGGGCGAAGCGGCGGTTCGTCGAGCGCGCGATCGACGCCGTCGCGGCGGTGCCCGGCGTGGAGGCGGTGACGGTCGCGAACGCGCTGCCGGCGAGCGGATCGAATTCCTCGGCCGCCATCGAGATCGACGGCCGTCCCGCGGAGGATCCCCGCAACCTGCCGACCGTCGACAACCGGCTCGTCAGCGGGCGCCACTTCGAGACGATGGCCATCCCGGTGACGCGCGGCCGCCCCTTCACCGACGCCGATCGCGATGGCGCCGCGCCGGTGGCCATCGTCAGCGAGTCGATGGCGGCGAAGTTCTGGCCGGGGGAGGATCCGATCGGACGGCGGCTGCGCGTCCGTTACGGTCCGCAGCGCGCGCGGACCGGCGCATGGCTGACCGTCGTCGGCGTCTCCGGCGACGTCATCCAGGACTGGTTCAACCGGCGGAACGTGCCGACGATCTACCGGCCGATCGCGCAGGTCCCGATCGACTATTTCGGCATTGCCGCGCGCACCGCCGGGGATCCGATGAGCGTGGCGGGCGCGGTCCGGCAGGCGCTGCTCCGCGTCGACCCGGCGCAGCCGGTGTTCGAGATGGCCGCGATGCGCCAGGTGCTGCACGAACGAACGATCGGACTCCAGTACCTGTCCGCGATCATGACCGTGTTCGGCACGCTGGCGCTGTTCCTCGCGGCGGTGGGCCTCTACGCGGTGATCGCCTACCTGGTGGCGCAGCGCCGGCACGAGATCGGCCTGCGCATCGCGCTGGGGGCGACGCCGCGCAACATCATCCGGCTCACCGTCGGGCAGGCGCTGCGGCTGACGGTCATCGGCGCGGCGATCGGGATCGGGCTGTCGCTGGCGCTGAGCCGCGTGCTGGAGTCGGCGCTGCTCGGCATTGCGTCCGGGGATGTGCGGGTGCTCGCCGGCTTCGCGGCGGTGCTGATCGGATCGGCGCTGCTCGCCGGTTACCTGCCGGCGCGACGGGCCGCTACGATCGATCCGATGGTTGCGTTGAAGGCCGAGTAG
- a CDS encoding dipeptidase: MRHWSKGLWAAALAASLASAGLAAQDDALTAKARAIHERVMTLDTHADINASNFTRECNYTQDLGNQVNLPKMIKGGLDAAFFIVYVGQGELTPEGYASAYRQAIEKFDAIHRLTEQIAPDKIGLALTSADARRIYQSGRKVAFIGVENGYSLGEDLGRIKEFHDRGARYLSLAHNGHSQLSDSNTGETQGWKWNGLSPLGRQAIAELNRVGIMIDVSHPSKESMMQTLALTKAPIIASHSSVRKLANHSRNLDDEQLLALKKNGGVMQTVAFNSYVKVAADSPERAAALAGLRKEFALPENTPLGGGGRGAGRGAGSAANPCATPQGGRGAAAAPGRGGALAALTDEQRAALQARLADINAKFPPPARATVKDFVDHIDYAVKLIGIDHVGISSDFDGGGGVDGWNGADETFNVTVELVRRGYTEAQIEKLWSGNLLRVLDEVQRVAKQPRR; encoded by the coding sequence ATGAGGCACTGGTCCAAAGGGCTCTGGGCGGCGGCGCTGGCCGCGTCTCTCGCGTCGGCCGGGCTGGCGGCGCAGGACGATGCCCTGACGGCGAAGGCACGGGCGATCCACGAGCGGGTGATGACGCTCGACACCCACGCCGACATCAACGCGTCGAACTTCACCAGGGAGTGCAACTACACGCAGGACCTCGGCAACCAGGTCAACCTGCCGAAGATGATCAAGGGCGGCCTCGACGCCGCGTTCTTCATCGTCTACGTCGGACAGGGAGAGCTGACCCCCGAGGGCTACGCCAGCGCCTACCGCCAGGCGATCGAGAAGTTCGACGCGATCCACCGGCTGACCGAACAGATCGCGCCCGACAAGATCGGCCTGGCCTTGACCTCCGCGGATGCGCGGCGGATCTACCAGTCGGGACGGAAGGTCGCCTTCATCGGCGTCGAGAACGGCTATTCGCTGGGTGAGGACCTGGGGCGCATCAAGGAGTTCCACGATCGCGGCGCGCGCTATCTGTCGCTCGCCCACAACGGCCACAGTCAGTTGTCGGACTCGAACACCGGCGAGACGCAGGGCTGGAAGTGGAACGGCCTCTCTCCGCTGGGCCGGCAGGCGATCGCGGAGCTGAACCGCGTCGGCATCATGATCGACGTGTCGCATCCCTCGAAGGAGTCGATGATGCAGACGCTGGCGCTGACCAAAGCGCCGATCATCGCCTCGCACTCCTCGGTGCGCAAGCTCGCGAATCACAGCCGCAACCTCGACGACGAGCAGCTGCTGGCGCTGAAGAAGAACGGCGGCGTCATGCAGACCGTGGCGTTCAACAGCTACGTGAAGGTGGCGGCCGATTCACCGGAGCGCGCCGCCGCGCTGGCCGGACTGCGGAAGGAGTTCGCGCTCCCGGAGAACACGCCGCTCGGCGGCGGCGGCCGCGGAGCCGGGCGCGGCGCCGGAAGCGCGGCAAATCCGTGCGCCACGCCTCAGGGCGGGCGCGGTGCGGCAGCCGCCCCGGGCCGCGGCGGCGCCCTGGCGGCGTTGACCGACGAACAACGCGCGGCGCTGCAGGCCAGGCTCGCCGATATCAACGCGAAGTTCCCGCCCCCCGCGCGCGCCACGGTGAAGGACTTCGTCGACCACATCGATTACGCCGTGAAACTGATCGGCATCGACCACGTCGGCATCTCGTCGGACTTCGACGGCGGCGGCGGCGTGGACGGCTGGAACGGCGCGGACGAAACGTTCAACGTCACCGTGGAGCTCGTCCGCCGCGGCTACACCGAAGCGCAGATCGAGAAGCTGTGGAGCGGCAACCTGCTCCGCGTCCTCGACGAGGTGCAGCGGGTCGCAAAGCAGCCCCGGCGGTAG
- a CDS encoding (2Fe-2S)-binding protein — MRYRLRINGTDREVEAEPGDNLLALLRGDFGLTGSKFGCGEGQCGACTVLLDGAAARSCVTRVASIGAKAITTIEGLAPAGGSGGTLHPVQQAFLETEAFQCGYCTSGMIMAAAGLLKTNPRPSEQDIARLMDRNVCRCGEYPRIVKAVRLAAERVRA; from the coding sequence ATGCGTTACCGGCTCCGGATCAATGGAACGGACCGCGAGGTGGAGGCCGAGCCCGGCGACAACCTGCTCGCCCTCCTGCGCGGCGACTTCGGCCTCACCGGGAGCAAATTCGGCTGCGGCGAAGGGCAGTGCGGCGCGTGCACCGTGCTGCTCGACGGCGCTGCCGCACGCTCCTGCGTCACGCGCGTGGCGTCGATCGGCGCCAAGGCGATCACCACCATCGAAGGGCTGGCGCCGGCGGGAGGATCGGGCGGCACGCTTCACCCCGTCCAGCAGGCGTTCCTCGAGACGGAGGCCTTTCAATGCGGCTACTGCACGTCCGGGATGATCATGGCGGCGGCCGGTCTGCTGAAGACGAATCCGCGCCCGAGCGAACAGGACATCGCGCGTCTGATGGATCGCAACGTCTGCCGGTGCGGGGAGTATCCGCGGATCGTCAAGGCGGTGAGGCTCGCCGCCGAGCGGGTGCGCGCATGA